Proteins from one Oscillatoria nigro-viridis PCC 7112 genomic window:
- a CDS encoding CRR6 family NdhI maturation factor has product MSIMISIDADRINSLDLSPVRTAIEKWLAEGAIAQNEQQLKFEIEYPREELDPREISEIPEVRLWFIRLDACYPWLPFLLDWKAGELARYAAMLVPHQFHPTQGIQYNPEALEMFLMNKIFVLTDWLNQQGIPSKSKLMAMSQMFGYDLEDAFFDVIVPHK; this is encoded by the coding sequence ATGAGTATTATGATATCGATAGATGCCGATCGCATAAACAGTTTAGATTTGTCTCCGGTGCGGACTGCGATTGAAAAGTGGCTGGCCGAAGGAGCGATCGCCCAAAACGAACAACAGCTAAAATTTGAAATTGAGTATCCGCGCGAAGAGTTAGATCCGCGAGAAATTTCGGAAATTCCCGAAGTGCGGCTGTGGTTTATTCGCTTGGATGCTTGTTATCCTTGGCTGCCATTTTTGCTGGATTGGAAAGCGGGAGAATTGGCGCGCTATGCCGCCATGTTGGTGCCGCACCAGTTTCACCCCACCCAAGGTATTCAGTACAATCCTGAAGCTTTGGAAATGTTTTTGATGAACAAAATTTTTGTGTTGACTGATTGGTTGAATCAGCAGGGAATTCCCAGTAAATCGAAGTTGATGGCGATGTCGCAGATGTTTGGTTATGATTTGGAGGATGCTTTTTTTGATGTGATTGTGCCGCACAAATAA
- a CDS encoding DUF3685 domain-containing protein, with translation MSNFQLLSIDADPIFRLGLRVACEQYPDLQVVAEVSTGNEALRVLEARSIGSETAKKPSDLVILAVETLNWRSGQIEALAFCRELKSLYPNLPLLLLGGPLTPELLAELQAAGANGYCPKGRDISVTIEAIRAVASGCTYWAADTAANSGIEINAAGVQTVENSAAIADKNADEPTVDTPVHKKMLAYFCVSGLREIDAALAVVQGDLQALRATDPTDLPSILDGVVLSGRRRELLAARWIVSQLLFEGRRQKAEGREERGEGRGEKEEIRGENLLNNSQSQLANSQVSAESLVVATNWQGSLFDSVAAKLQFELVNVTGLPLEIDILRSPKKRELMSSILRKLKDLLEELRFSQVQQTQLSQKMPAILRDLWEATIIDFFGRYYTLQTGENLVFEGSQTSLNLGESQGGSAAYILAGSGVEVVPMLLADADVVAAEILDKIPMTVDFFAHLLFEIPLTVDNISCVAGSPEAMQRAEALLENLAIQVASGVVQPLLNNLANIEEIKQIFYDGKLISTREIERFRNDLSWRYSWDRYFVEPKAIFESRFWLFVLGDSGIKRISIYAPRNLELAQLSGWQLALTLVLETRDAIAPRVRAVISLLGTAVVYVLTQVIGRGIGLIGRGIIQGIGNSLQDSKFGKNG, from the coding sequence GTGAGTAACTTTCAACTGCTGTCGATCGATGCCGACCCCATTTTCCGGCTGGGGCTGAGAGTCGCTTGCGAGCAGTATCCAGACTTGCAAGTTGTTGCAGAGGTTTCAACGGGAAACGAGGCTTTGCGGGTTCTAGAGGCTCGCTCGATCGGCTCTGAAACAGCCAAGAAGCCTTCTGATTTGGTCATTTTGGCTGTTGAGACCTTAAATTGGCGATCGGGTCAAATAGAGGCGCTGGCATTTTGTCGCGAACTCAAAAGTTTGTACCCCAATCTGCCCCTGTTGCTGCTAGGCGGGCCGCTGACACCGGAGCTGTTGGCGGAATTACAGGCTGCGGGCGCTAATGGCTATTGTCCTAAAGGTAGAGATATTTCCGTGACCATCGAAGCTATTCGCGCGGTGGCATCTGGTTGCACTTATTGGGCGGCAGATACGGCAGCTAACTCCGGAATAGAAATAAATGCAGCGGGGGTTCAAACAGTAGAAAACTCCGCAGCAATTGCAGATAAAAATGCAGATGAGCCGACAGTTGATACGCCAGTACACAAAAAAATGCTGGCTTATTTTTGTGTTTCTGGACTGCGGGAAATAGATGCAGCTTTGGCGGTTGTTCAAGGTGATTTACAAGCACTCAGAGCCACAGATCCGACTGATTTGCCCTCTATTTTAGATGGCGTTGTACTCAGCGGGCGCCGCAGAGAATTGCTGGCAGCTCGCTGGATTGTCAGTCAGTTATTATTTGAAGGCAGAAGGCAGAAGGCAGAAGGCAGAGAAGAAAGGGGAGAAGGCCGAGGGGAGAAAGAAGAAATTAGAGGGGAGAATTTGTTAAATAATTCTCAATCGCAGTTAGCGAATTCCCAAGTTTCGGCTGAATCTTTGGTGGTTGCAACTAATTGGCAAGGTAGCTTGTTTGACTCGGTGGCGGCTAAATTGCAGTTTGAGTTGGTGAATGTGACTGGTTTGCCTTTGGAAATCGATATTTTGCGATCGCCCAAAAAGCGCGAGTTGATGAGTTCCATCCTGCGGAAGTTAAAGGATTTGCTGGAGGAATTGCGCTTTTCGCAAGTGCAGCAAACTCAATTGTCGCAAAAAATGCCTGCTATTTTACGGGATTTGTGGGAGGCGACAATCATAGATTTTTTTGGCAGATACTATACACTGCAAACGGGAGAAAATCTGGTTTTTGAGGGCAGTCAAACAAGCTTGAACTTGGGAGAAAGTCAAGGGGGAAGCGCTGCTTATATCTTGGCAGGCAGCGGCGTCGAAGTTGTGCCGATGCTGCTGGCAGATGCTGATGTAGTTGCAGCAGAAATCCTTGACAAAATACCGATGACAGTTGATTTTTTTGCACATTTGCTATTTGAAATTCCGCTAACAGTTGACAATATTTCTTGTGTTGCTGGCAGCCCGGAAGCGATGCAGCGAGCTGAAGCTTTGTTAGAAAATTTAGCAATTCAAGTTGCTAGCGGAGTTGTACAGCCTCTGCTAAATAATTTGGCTAATATTGAGGAAATCAAGCAAATTTTTTACGATGGTAAGTTGATTTCGACGCGAGAAATTGAGCGGTTTCGGAATGATTTGTCGTGGAGATATAGCTGGGATAGATATTTTGTGGAACCGAAAGCTATTTTTGAAAGCAGGTTTTGGCTGTTTGTTTTGGGCGATTCTGGAATTAAGAGAATTTCTATTTATGCTCCGAGAAATCTGGAGCTAGCACAGTTGTCTGGGTGGCAGTTAGCCTTGACGTTGGTGCTGGAAACCAGAGATGCGATCGCACCTAGAGTGCGCGCGGTTATTTCGCTGTTGGGGACTGCTGTTGTTTACGTTTTGACGCAGGTTATAGGGCGGGGAATTGGTTTGATCGGGCGGGGAATTATCCAGGGGATTGGCAATTCTTTGCAGGATAGCAAGTTTGGGAAAAATGGGTAA
- a CDS encoding phytoene desaturase family protein translates to MQTDYLIVGSGLSALVFGALMANSGKTVHILEAHEHPGGFGHTFTMADKYTFNAQFHYVWDCGEGHTVNRVLKKLGLDRDVTFERYDPNGYDHMRMPGYALDIPSEPEELIRRLSALFPEAGERIRQFVNEVEKTGEGLRKLAPPVKPIELLKNFGDVFCAVQHLNSTLQDVFDKFQLPQAAQTLLALQWPDFLLPPNQLSFYAWIALFRGYQEGAFYPTQHFEDVINSLVNVIESNGGKVLLNHEVTNFRVTNRTVTGVEAMDLTTHQTREFTGDTVICNLDPKRAAKMIGEELFSKKVRRKLNYEYSASNYMVYCVVKDIDLRDYGFGKWNTFHSEHLDLNEAFAQMYDRNDFSRPSFAITTPTLLTEARRDCPEDCQIVEFLTVANYSYFKQLWESDRKAYRQKKQEILDSILDVVEKDYVPNFRKHMVFHITGSPTTNERFCWCPNGNSYGSSLTPRNMGVDRLNHETSLNNFYFCNASSGYPGFAPTFWTGALLYQRLSGDAILG, encoded by the coding sequence ATGCAAACAGATTACCTCATCGTCGGCAGTGGTTTATCAGCACTGGTTTTCGGAGCTTTGATGGCAAACTCCGGCAAAACCGTACACATCCTCGAAGCTCACGAGCATCCCGGAGGCTTTGGTCACACCTTTACGATGGCCGACAAATACACCTTTAATGCCCAATTCCACTACGTTTGGGACTGCGGCGAAGGACATACAGTCAATCGAGTTCTCAAAAAACTCGGCCTCGATCGAGATGTCACCTTTGAACGGTACGATCCGAATGGCTACGACCACATGAGAATGCCTGGATATGCACTGGATATTCCCTCGGAACCAGAGGAACTGATCCGCAGATTGTCGGCGCTGTTTCCCGAAGCGGGCGAGAGAATTCGCCAATTCGTCAACGAAGTCGAGAAAACAGGCGAGGGACTCAGAAAACTCGCTCCTCCCGTCAAACCAATTGAATTGCTCAAAAATTTCGGTGACGTATTCTGTGCCGTCCAACACCTCAACAGTACACTTCAGGACGTTTTCGACAAGTTCCAACTCCCGCAAGCCGCCCAAACCCTATTAGCCCTGCAATGGCCGGACTTTTTGCTGCCCCCAAATCAGCTTTCTTTCTATGCTTGGATTGCCTTGTTTAGAGGCTATCAAGAAGGCGCATTTTACCCGACGCAGCATTTTGAAGATGTCATCAATTCTTTAGTTAATGTCATTGAATCCAACGGGGGGAAAGTTCTATTAAACCATGAAGTCACGAATTTTAGGGTGACAAACAGAACAGTAACTGGTGTTGAAGCGATGGATTTGACCACCCATCAAACCCGTGAATTCACGGGCGACACGGTGATTTGCAACCTCGACCCGAAAAGAGCGGCCAAGATGATTGGAGAGGAACTGTTCTCTAAAAAAGTGCGGCGGAAACTCAACTATGAGTATTCTGCATCTAACTACATGGTGTACTGCGTTGTCAAAGATATCGATCTCCGAGACTATGGATTTGGCAAGTGGAATACGTTTCATTCCGAACATCTGGATCTGAATGAAGCCTTTGCTCAAATGTACGATCGAAATGATTTTTCTCGTCCTAGTTTTGCAATTACAACGCCAACTTTACTGACGGAAGCGCGGCGGGATTGTCCAGAAGATTGTCAAATTGTAGAATTTCTGACAGTTGCTAATTACAGCTATTTTAAACAACTTTGGGAGAGCGATCGCAAAGCTTACAGACAGAAGAAACAAGAGATTCTGGACTCGATTTTAGATGTTGTTGAAAAAGACTATGTTCCGAATTTCCGCAAACACATGGTCTTTCATATTACCGGAAGTCCGACGACTAACGAGCGCTTCTGCTGGTGTCCTAACGGTAATTCCTACGGTTCCAGCCTGACGCCGCGCAACATGGGGGTCGATCGGCTAAATCATGAAACATCCCTCAACAATTTCTATTTCTGCAACGCCTCCTCGGGCTATCCAGGCTTTGCGCCGACATTTTGGACGGGGGCGCTGCTTTATCAACGTTTATCCGGCGATGCGATTTTAGGCTAG
- a CDS encoding Fur family transcriptional regulator, translating to MKQIRSLEDALNRCQAIGMRLSRQRRLILELLWEAKEHLSAREIYDRLNKQAHSIGHTSVYQNLEALSRERIIECIERSEGRLYGNVSDSHSHVNCLDTAQILDVHVELPIDLIELIQEQTGVKIVDYRIDFYGYRAAESATQEASSVSDAPKAS from the coding sequence GTGAAACAAATTCGTTCATTAGAAGATGCTTTAAACCGCTGTCAGGCGATAGGAATGCGCTTGAGCCGCCAGCGTCGATTGATTCTAGAACTTTTGTGGGAGGCAAAAGAACACCTCTCCGCTCGCGAAATTTACGATCGCCTCAACAAACAAGCGCATTCGATCGGTCATACTTCTGTGTATCAAAATCTAGAAGCTTTGTCGAGAGAAAGGATTATTGAGTGCATAGAACGCTCGGAGGGACGCTTGTACGGCAATGTCAGCGACTCTCACTCTCACGTCAATTGTCTTGATACGGCTCAGATTCTGGACGTTCATGTGGAACTGCCGATCGACTTGATCGAGCTCATCCAAGAGCAAACAGGTGTCAAAATTGTAGACTACCGGATAGATTTCTACGGATATCGAGCGGCAGAGTCCGCCACGCAAGAAGCATCGAGTGTCAGCGATGCGCCAAAGGCTTCGTAA
- a CDS encoding DUF3824 domain-containing protein, producing MARRQSDQFHTPPQYNPSPKPTAQFSAEATGDASSFVTAGPTEGKRTFWQWQLIWLSLLVGFGVTGAAAFLWLLTMPPPPNCQQLSPLAADGERLYCAQQAAKSGKLEQLESAMALVQAWPKEHPLYSQGQHLIGEWSKAILAFARAKIELGDLKGALEIVAKIPKTSPSYPEVEEAVTAWEKNWQEGQKLYDTALAALKSEDLRKAWDYAQALFKLENIFWSQKRYNELIQQISLERNGWQRLQEARDLAKDGTPQKFAEAIVLARKIDSQLFARAKAEKEIEGWSRTLLAMATKRLGAKDLPGAIEAASVVPQDSLLFAEAQDLMQLGRAQAVTWNQSISTPLPQHIFSLLEGQGAASQIAPGRPLYKQAQVQIENLQVQFQDLVRLQVASTIASFGQIGTFRLAIEQAQTIGLKQPRRIHAQTLVASWRREIQRIEDESFLTLAKQLAEPQTVEGLKAGIAQVVLIAQNRPRRIEAQTLLAQWTKRIEVIEDQPFLDEAIALAKQGKLSAAIEKASAIKSGRTLYAKAQDNVYQWVSELQVAQDRPILDRAAELASQGSLGAAIDTASQIGYGRALYSEAAGAIGRWSAELRANSAPPPEPAREYAPEPARDYAPAPRQEEYAPAPRQEEYAPAPRQEDYAPAPEPYYPPARQEAPAPEPYYPPAREPEPYNPPAREPEPYYPPAREPEPYNPPAREEAPAPAPEPAPPPAPAPEPAPPSIPESAGPPDANLIPE from the coding sequence ATGGCGAGACGACAATCTGACCAATTCCACACACCACCGCAATACAACCCATCCCCCAAACCGACGGCACAGTTCAGTGCAGAGGCGACAGGCGATGCGAGTTCCTTCGTAACGGCCGGGCCGACCGAGGGAAAAAGAACTTTTTGGCAGTGGCAGCTTATCTGGCTGAGTCTCCTGGTGGGATTTGGAGTAACCGGTGCCGCTGCATTTCTGTGGTTGCTGACGATGCCGCCACCGCCGAATTGCCAGCAACTGTCGCCGCTGGCGGCGGATGGAGAGCGACTTTACTGCGCTCAACAAGCTGCTAAGTCGGGCAAGCTAGAACAGCTAGAATCGGCAATGGCATTGGTGCAGGCTTGGCCGAAAGAACATCCGCTATACTCGCAAGGTCAACATTTGATAGGGGAATGGTCGAAAGCCATTCTGGCATTTGCGAGGGCAAAAATTGAACTGGGCGATTTGAAAGGCGCTCTGGAGATTGTGGCGAAAATTCCGAAAACCAGTCCGTCTTACCCCGAGGTAGAAGAGGCTGTGACTGCTTGGGAAAAAAATTGGCAGGAGGGCCAAAAACTCTACGATACAGCCCTAGCAGCTTTGAAAAGTGAGGATTTAAGGAAAGCCTGGGATTATGCTCAAGCTCTATTTAAGCTGGAAAATATTTTCTGGAGTCAGAAGCGTTACAACGAGCTGATCCAGCAGATTTCTTTGGAAAGAAACGGCTGGCAGCGCTTGCAAGAGGCTAGAGATTTGGCGAAGGACGGAACTCCGCAAAAGTTCGCTGAGGCGATCGTCCTGGCTCGTAAAATAGACTCGCAGCTTTTTGCCCGTGCTAAAGCTGAGAAGGAAATTGAGGGCTGGAGCCGGACTTTGCTGGCAATGGCTACTAAGCGGTTGGGGGCGAAAGACCTGCCGGGGGCGATCGAGGCTGCTTCTGTTGTGCCGCAGGATTCGCTACTGTTTGCGGAAGCTCAAGATTTGATGCAGTTGGGTAGGGCTCAGGCAGTGACGTGGAACCAGTCGATATCAACTCCGCTGCCGCAACACATTTTTAGCTTGCTTGAAGGGCAGGGGGCGGCTAGCCAAATTGCTCCGGGTCGCCCTCTGTACAAGCAAGCTCAAGTTCAAATTGAAAATTTGCAGGTGCAGTTTCAAGATCTCGTGCGGCTGCAAGTGGCGAGTACGATCGCTAGTTTCGGTCAGATAGGGACGTTTAGACTCGCGATCGAGCAAGCGCAAACCATCGGACTCAAGCAGCCGCGGCGGATTCACGCTCAAACTTTGGTGGCTTCTTGGCGCCGGGAAATTCAGCGGATCGAAGACGAATCTTTTCTGACTCTGGCCAAGCAGTTGGCAGAACCGCAAACCGTTGAAGGACTGAAGGCGGGCATCGCTCAGGTAGTTTTGATTGCTCAAAACCGCCCCCGCAGGATAGAAGCGCAAACTCTCTTGGCTCAGTGGACGAAACGCATAGAAGTTATTGAAGATCAGCCTTTTTTAGATGAAGCGATCGCGCTGGCGAAGCAAGGAAAACTTAGTGCTGCTATTGAAAAAGCTTCGGCAATTAAGAGCGGTAGGACTTTGTACGCGAAAGCTCAGGATAATGTTTATCAGTGGGTGAGCGAACTGCAAGTGGCTCAAGACCGACCGATTCTCGATCGAGCTGCGGAATTGGCATCTCAAGGCAGTCTAGGAGCGGCGATCGATACGGCTTCCCAAATCGGTTACGGTAGGGCGCTGTATTCAGAGGCCGCAGGTGCGATCGGGCGCTGGAGTGCTGAACTCAGAGCAAACAGTGCGCCGCCGCCGGAACCCGCTCGCGAATATGCGCCGGAACCCGCTCGCGATTACGCGCCAGCTCCCAGACAGGAGGAGTACGCGCCAGCTCCCAGACAGGAGGAGTACGCGCCAGCTCCCAGACAGGAGGATTACGCGCCAGCTCCCGAGCCTTACTATCCGCCTGCGAGACAAGAGGCCCCGGCTCCGGAACCTTACTATCCGCCTGCTAGGGAGCCGGAACCTTACAATCCGCCCGCGAGGGAACCGGAACCTTACTATCCGCCCGCGAGGGAACCGGAACCTTACAATCCGCCCGCGAGAGAAGAGGCCCCGGCTCCGGCTCCGGAACCTGCTCCTCCTCCGGCTCCGGCTCCGGAACCCGCACCCCCCTCGATTCCTGAATCGGCTGGGCCTCCTGATGCTAATTTGATCCCCGAGTAA